The sequence below is a genomic window from Arcobacter sp. CECT 8983.
AGCAAGTTGGTAATTATGGGGAAGTTTTTGAAAGAAACGTTGGAAAAGGTTCTCCTTTAAAAATTGATAGAGGTTTAAATAAACTTTGGAAAGATGGTGGATTACAATACGGTGCACCAATTAGATAAAAAGTAGAATAACTACTTATTTATTTAATAAAAAAGAAAAGGGAATATTCTCTTTTCTTTTAATAACAAGGTAAAAAAATGAAGAAAATAAAAAAAGAACCTCAAAAAGATGTAGCTTTTTATAATAATCCTGAAAAAAGAGCTATTATCTATCAAATACTTGCACTTATAGGTATATTTTTATTTACATATTTTATTTTAAACAATATGTTTATAAATATTGAAAAACGTGGAATTAATACAGGATTTGACTTTTTAAGTAGTGAAGCAGGATTTGGAATCTTGCAATCTCTTATTAAATATGATGAATCTAATACCCATGGAAAAGTTTTTATTGTTGGTTTATTAAACACTATTTTAGTTTCAGCCATTGGTATATTCTTTGCTTCATTAATAGGTCTTTTAATCGGTATTGGAAGACTTTCTAAAAACTATATGGTTTCAAAACTTTGTATGGTATATATTGAAACTTTTAGGAATATTCCTATTCTTTTACAAATACTATTTTGGTATAATGTTGTATTAGCTTCACTTCCTAGCCCAAGACAATCAATTAATTATTTTGACACTGTTTTCTTAAACAATAGAGGTCTTTATATTCCAAGACCAATATTAGAAAGTGGTTTCATTGCTGTAATTATTGCTTTCATTTTAGCAGTTATTGCATGTAGATATCTAGTAAAATGGGCAAGAAAAAAACATGATGAAACAGGAGAAGAATTTCCTGTATTTTGGACTTCTTTAGCTATTTTAATTGCTGCTCCTACTTTAGTATTTTTTGTAAGTGGTACTCCTGCAACTTTAGAGTATTCAGAACTTAAAGGTTTTAACTTCATAGGAGGTTGGACTTTAATTCCAGAGTTACTAGCACTTGCTTTTGCCCTTAGTATTTATACTGCTACTTATATTGCTGAAGCAGTACGTGCTGGTATAGAAGCAGTTCCAAAAGGACAAAAAGAAGCAGCTCATGCTTTAGGACTTAAAGATCATATAATCTTAAAAAAAGTAGTTTTACCACAAGCACTTAGAGTTATTATTCCACCTGTAATTAATCAATATCTTAATCTAACAAAGAACTCCTCACTAGCAACTGCTATTGGTTATCCAGAATTAGTAACAGTCTTTGCAGGAACATCACTAAATCAAGTTGGACAAGCCATAGAAATTATTCTTATGACCATGGCTGTTTATTTAACAATTAGTATAGTTATCTCATTTATTATGAATTATATTAATGACAAAATAAAGATTAAGGAGAGATAGAGATGGCTACATATGAAACAAAACAAGCTAGACCTGCTCCTTCAGGTACAAGAGGAATAGTTCATTGGCTAAGAGAAAACCTATTTTCTAGTATTACAAGTTCAATCTTAACAATACTATCTTTTGTTCTTTTATATCTTATTATTCCTCCTCTTCTTGATTGGATGATTTTTGATGCAACTTGGAGTGGAACTAAAGAAGAGATAACTAAAGATGGTGCAAGATGGATTTTCATTTATGAAAAGTTTAATCAGTTTATTTATGGTTTCTACCCAGAAGATCAATACTATAGACCAAACTTAGTACTTGCAATCTTTATTTTATATACCATTGGGTTTAGAAATATAAATAATACTTTAGTACGTGCATTTATACTTATCTCATTTCCTATTATTTCAGTAGTTTTACTTCATGGTGGGTTCGGGCTTGAAATTATTCCTACAACTAAATGGGGAGGATTATTACTTACAATTGTTATTGCTGCTGTTGGTATTATTGTTTCTTTTCCTATAGGTATAATTTTTGCACTTGGTAGACAATCAGATATGCCAATTATAAAAACAATAAGTGTAATGTATATTGAGTTTATTAGGGGAGTTCCTTTAATTACTCTATTATTTATGTCTTCAGTGATTTTGCCTTTATTTTTCCCTGAGAATATGGATTTTGATAAACTTCTTAGAGCTTTAATTGGTATAACACTTTTTCAATCTGCTTATATTGCAGAAGTAATTAGAGGTGGTCTTCAAGCAATTCCAAAAGGTCAATATGAAGCTGCTGACTCTATAGGCTTAAGTTATTGGCAAACTATGGGATTAATTATTCTAC
It includes:
- a CDS encoding amino acid ABC transporter permease; its protein translation is MKKIKKEPQKDVAFYNNPEKRAIIYQILALIGIFLFTYFILNNMFINIEKRGINTGFDFLSSEAGFGILQSLIKYDESNTHGKVFIVGLLNTILVSAIGIFFASLIGLLIGIGRLSKNYMVSKLCMVYIETFRNIPILLQILFWYNVVLASLPSPRQSINYFDTVFLNNRGLYIPRPILESGFIAVIIAFILAVIACRYLVKWARKKHDETGEEFPVFWTSLAILIAAPTLVFFVSGTPATLEYSELKGFNFIGGWTLIPELLALAFALSIYTATYIAEAVRAGIEAVPKGQKEAAHALGLKDHIILKKVVLPQALRVIIPPVINQYLNLTKNSSLATAIGYPELVTVFAGTSLNQVGQAIEIILMTMAVYLTISIVISFIMNYINDKIKIKER
- a CDS encoding amino acid ABC transporter permease gives rise to the protein MATYETKQARPAPSGTRGIVHWLRENLFSSITSSILTILSFVLLYLIIPPLLDWMIFDATWSGTKEEITKDGARWIFIYEKFNQFIYGFYPEDQYYRPNLVLAIFILYTIGFRNINNTLVRAFILISFPIISVVLLHGGFGLEIIPTTKWGGLLLTIVIAAVGIIVSFPIGIIFALGRQSDMPIIKTISVMYIEFIRGVPLITLLFMSSVILPLFFPENMDFDKLLRALIGITLFQSAYIAEVIRGGLQAIPKGQYEAADSIGLSYWQTMGLIILPQALKISIPNIVGTFISLFKDTTLVLIIGLFDVLAMVTLTSTDPNWLGFETEGYVFVTFIYWVICFSMSKYAKSIEEKFNTDHK